The sequence GGGTACCCCGGCGGCGGCATGCCCGGGCCGTAGGGCGATCTCAGCGCGGCCGCCTTCCGGCGACGGCGGCGGATGCCCCGCACGAGCAGCCACCCGACGACGACCACGACCGCCAGGCAGAGGCCACCCTGGAGCACCGCCAGCTTCGGATCCCCGACAGAGATCGCGACCGGGGAGCCGTCCTCCGCCTTCTCACCGGCGTGCTCCCCGGCGCCACCGGGGGTGGCGCTCGCGGCGCCCGCCAGCGGATTGGCCGGCACCACCGGCACGTTCGCGGTCAGGGCGGCCAGCGGATCGATGACGCCGAACCCGAACTGCGGATCGCGGCCGGGCGCGCCGCGGTCGTCGGCGGTACGGATCAGCCGGTTCACCACGTTCGCCGAACTCAGGTCGGGATACTTCGCGCGGACCAGCGCCGCCACCCCGGACACGATCGCGGACGAGTCGCTGGTTCCGGTGGCGAGGCTGTAGCCGTTCGACGACAACCCGGCCGGGGCGGGTGAGATGACGTCCTCCACCGGCGCCGCGATCGCCACCTCCGGGCCGGTGACCGCGCCGCTCCAGGCGTCACCGGACTTCATCGTGCCGGAGACGGCGAGCACACCCGGAACGTTCGCCGGGCTCTGCACCCGTGTGGTGGTCGGCTGCTGCTCCCGGTTGCCGGAGGCGGCCACCAGGACGGCGTTCTTCGACAACGCGTACTGCGCCGCCTTGTGGACACTGCCGTCGGGATCCGGCCCGCCGATCGACAGGTTGATCACGTCAGCGCCGTGGTCGGCGGCCCAGCGGATGCCCTCGGCCACCTCCAGCGCGTCGGCGCCCAGGCTGATGCTCACCGGGAGGATCTTGACCTTCGGCGCGATGCCGAGCAGGTGCTGGGCGCCACCGCCCCGGCCGGCGATGATGCCGGCCATCGAGGTGCCGTGACCGTTCTTCGGGTCGATGTCGCGACGGCCGTCACTCGCGCCCGCGCTGGTGGTGCTGTGCCCGGACAGGACCTGGCC is a genomic window of Actinoplanes teichomyceticus ATCC 31121 containing:
- a CDS encoding S8 family serine peptidase; amino-acid sequence: MRLTVEAGPVARVVAAALAAATAAVLGCPGVARADTVADYQKWYLDALRISRAHQITQGAGVVVAVVDSGVDATHPDLRGQVLSGHSTTSAGASDGRRDIDPKNGHGTSMAGIIAGRGGGAQHLLGIAPKVKILPVSISLGADALEVAEGIRWAADHGADVINLSIGGPDPDGSVHKAAQYALSKNAVLVAASGNREQQPTTTRVQSPANVPGVLAVSGTMKSGDAWSGAVTGPEVAIAAPVEDVISPAPAGLSSNGYSLATGTSDSSAIVSGVAALVRAKYPDLSSANVVNRLIRTADDRGAPGRDPQFGFGVIDPLAALTANVPVVPANPLAGAASATPGGAGEHAGEKAEDGSPVAISVGDPKLAVLQGGLCLAVVVVVGWLLVRGIRRRRRKAAALRSPYGPGMPPPGYPGHPAAMPPHPGYHPPAQPGYQAPPGYPPGQAPSGYPPVQAPPGYPPGQAPPAGPGTGSDHR